DNA from Triticum aestivum cultivar Chinese Spring chromosome 7D, IWGSC CS RefSeq v2.1, whole genome shotgun sequence:
ATTCAGTGCCTTTACTCTTAAGAACTTCGCTTGCTGCTGATCTGATGTTTTTCCTAGTATAGGTTTTAAATCTTGTACACCTGTTTTCTTCAAAGAGGATCAGTCTGGAGCCTTACAAGAAACCAAAATCAAGAGTTATATCGGACTACAATGTCTCTCTGGCTCGTGCTGGACTAGAGTCCAGTTTACACACTGGTAGCAATGCCTTTCCTAGACGTTCATCTTCTATGCTATGCAACAACAGAATCTCAGCACCACACAGTCCCTTCATGTATGGCAAGCAGAATGCCAAGCAGGCTGATTATAACTATGAATCTTCTTTGCACCCTCATATTAAGTCTGTGATCTTCAAAGCGCCGGATATCAAAGCGCAAGTCTTGGAACCAAATGCTGATTTTATACCACTTGATCTAGATGATTATAAGTCTGACAGTGATGCAGTCCCTTCAGATCTACTGGGACCTGCAGGCTTATATTTAGCATTACCAGGCAGCATCATCAATGAGGATCAAGATCCTGAACCTTTCAATGTCAAGCACAATGAGGATGACATGTATCCTGCACCTGTGCTGAGCCAAAGCTTCCATTCTCTATGCGAGACAAGTCAAAACAGTGCCATTGCTCATTTCATGAAAGAGAGGCAATCAAGCATGCAGGGCAGGGGGTGCAAACGCATGTCAACCCTCCAGTTTGATGGACACTCACATCTCCCATCCCCAAGGAGTTCCACTATAGCAAAGAAGGTGTCGTTTAGCTTTGATGGTGATGAAATTTCGGTTACCTCTGATAAAGCATTGAACAGACCTGCACTTGCTGAACTCAAACAAAACAGAGAAGCAGTTACCAAAGAAAGAAAGCAACAGGTCAGTTACTCGGTTCAGGGCACACAAAGCAAGAGTGGAGATGATTCAAAAAAGAGGGGTAAGCTGATGAGCCTTTCCTTCGCAGAAAGAGTTGCTAGTCTACGTGTCAAGAGCTGCTTCGGCAATAGACAGTCACTGCTGATGCAGTCAAGCAAGCTGTCCTGCA
Protein-coding regions in this window:
- the LOC123167397 gene encoding uncharacterized protein, giving the protein MEAEAAERGRKERVAAVGHAGVEMEVDAGAEVEKAIEDGEIGGEGSEAEEEEGDGTGWEDDGAFEGKGSRPLVSAGSRGSWRGRGGRGRGGFHHRAWYGDWNLPHHKLDIFSIPGVYGGAIILCNHVTKLESFKQKLFALPDYATSFIRKIRAGMLLFVFEREEKKLSGVFEATSDGALNILPNAFRSSRKPRPAQVRFRRVWFCKPLTEAEFSDEIKGLQPQMSFFGISYQQVLNLVHLFSSKRISLEPYKKPKSRVISDYNVSLARAGLESSLHTGSNAFPRRSSSMLCNNRISAPHSPFMYGKQNAKQADYNYESSLHPHIKSVIFKAPDIKAQVLEPNADFIPLDLDDYKSDSDAVPSDLLGPAGLYLALPGSIINEDQDPEPFNVKHNEDDMYPAPVLSQSFHSLCETSQNSAIAHFMKERQSSMQGRGCKRMSTLQFDGHSHLPSPRSSTIAKKVSFSFDGDEISVTSDKALNRPALAELKQNREAVTKERKQQVSYSVQGTQSKSGDDSKKRGKLMSLSFAERVASLRVKSCFGNRQSLLMQSSKLSCTLLPSEE